The Cylindrospermum stagnale PCC 7417 genome segment TTTATCACTTCTTCCCATACTTTCAATTTCTTCAATTAAATTTTCTAAATCTAATTCTAAAAAATTCTTAGTTTTTAACAAATAAGCAGTTTTCTCTAACCATAAATTATAATCTTGTGCGTAGAGATTATTGGTTGTATGAAAAGATTGATGGCTCATAATCTTCTCCTTTACGGATATATGATTTTCGCATCACTTCTATTGTGATAAAAAGATAGATAATTGCTGATTTAAGTTAATCTTTTTATTCGAGTAGTAATAATCAAGCTCAGTTTCAAGCCAAATCGCTACTTTTGTTCTTCTGCTTCCCGCAGTTGCTTCTCTGTCCGCTCATAGGGTTTTGTCTTCGGTTTCCAAGAGGGAGACAGACCTATGAAAAATTTGTTTATGGCTGTACGGGTTTGAGTGCTAGCTTGACCTATAGCACCAGGAAACACCTTATCACCTCCTGCCACAAATAGCAGAAAGCCAATGAGTATAAAAGGCAGATAATGTTTCATGTCTAAATCCCCTCAAGCTAACGTTTTGCAAAACTTCATCAGGCGATCTGCCTTGAAAATCTCCACCAATTGTAAATCATCAGATCATCATTTGCACCAAACAAATACTTTAACCTAACGTTTCATCGGAATTTCTATCCATATTTCACAACCGTTACCAGGTTGAGAAACACACTTGATTTGACCGCCATGTTTTTCCACAATAATCTGATAACTAATAGATAGACCTAAACCAGTGCCTTGACCAGGTTGCTTAGTCGTAAAGAAAGGTTCAAAAATACGCGATTCCATCCCCTCTGGAATACCACAACCATTATCGGCAATGCGAATCTGAATATAATTTTCTTCTATAACTGCTGTACGAATCCAAATTTTAGGATGGTCAGTTATTGTTCCAGATGCTGCTGAGTTTTTTAGAGCATCAATTGCATTACTGACAATGTTCATAAATACCTGATTCATCTGAGCGGCATAGCATTCAACTAGGGGCAAATCGCCATATTCTTTAACTACCTCAATAGCCAGCGATTTATTTTCTGGTTGCAGCCAATGTTGCAGAATCAACAAAGTGCTTTCAATGCCTTCATGCAAGTCAATAGGCTTCATCTCTGCTTCATCAAGCCGAGAAAAAGTCCGTAACGACAGGACTAATTCACGGATGCGGTCTGCCCCCATCATCATGGAAGTGAGCATTTTGGGCAAGTCATCAGCAATAAAATCTAAATCCATTTCTGCTGCTTGCTGTTGAATTACCCCTGTTGGCTGAGGATAGTTTTCCTGGTAAAGGCGCAGCAAGTTTAACAAATCTTCAGTATGTTGAGTAACGTAGGGGATGTTGCCGTAAATAAAGCTAATTGGGTTGTTGATTTCATGGGCTACCCCAGCAACTAACTGCCCTAAACCAGCCATTTTTTCACTTTGAATTAACTGGCTTTGAGTTTGCTGCAATTCCTTAAGAGTCTGGGTGATTTCTTCTTTTTGACGTCGAGTCCGTTCGAGTAATTCCGCTTGCTGGAGTCCTACCCCCAATTGAGAACCAATCTGCACTAGCAAATCTACCTCATCTTCTTGCCAATCACGGGGTTTTGTATTTTGATACGCTGCTAGTAGTCCCCAGAGTTTCTCCCCCTGAAAAATCGGCACAATCATATATGCCCTAGCCTCCATTGGCTCCGTTAGGGCAATATGACGAATAGAAGTATTTGTGGTGGCAGTATCCTTAATGACCAAAATTTTCCCGTTAGCGTAGTCTCCTCCTTGGGTTTTTTGCAGGTAATCGTCGGCAATTACAGGCACAAGTTCCCGTATTGGTGTCCAACCATAGGCTAATGACTCAGCTACAAATTCGCCACTCCAATCAGGCCGGAAGCGATAAATTGTCACTCGATCAACTTCCAATAGCCGCTGGACTTCTTGGGTACTGGTAGCAAATATGGTATTCAGGTCAAGGGACTGGCGAATTTTCTCCACTGTTGCTGCTAATGCCTTTCCCCTTTCGGTCGCTTTAGCCAGTTTCTCCGCTTGCACCTGCACTTGTTTCAAGGACTCAGCTTGCTGTAATGCTACCCCCAGTTGGATGCCAACTTGGGCCAGCAAGTTGATTTCTTCGTCTTGCCAATAACGGGGTTGGGAGTTTTGATAAGCTACTAGCAATCCCCACAATTTTTCGCCTTGAGAAATCGGGACAAATATTTCATTTCGTGCAAATTTACCTGCATGTGTTCCTTGCAAAAGAAGGCGTTCGGTCACTGGTTGTGGCTTAACCATTGGTGTCCAACCATCAACAATGGAATCAGCAACAAATTCGCCACTCCAGTCAGGGTAGAAGCGATAAATTGCCACTCTTTCTACTTCTAATAACCGCAGAACTTCTTGAGTAGTGGTTTTAAAGATGGTGTCAATGTCAAGAGACTGGCGAATTTTTTCTACTGTGTTCGCTAGTCCTCTTTGCCTTTCCGCAGCTTTGCTGATCTCTGCTGCTTGGGTCTGCATTTGTTGTAAGAATACCGCTTGCTGCAAAGCTACACTAAATTGGCTGCCAACTTGTGTGAGCAAGTACACCTCATCTTCTTGCCAATCACGAGGCCCGGTATTTTGGTAAACGGCCAGCAAGCCCCAGAGCTTTTGATTATGAAGAATGGCAATAATCACATAAGCTCTTGCTTGATAGCTCTCTAAGACTTTAATGTAGCAGTCACTAAAGCCAGTATTGTAAATATCATTACAAACACGGTAGACTTCACCCTTGGTGAAGCGACCACCCTCTGTGTCTTGTAAGTAAGTATCAGCCACTGGGGGTGCTATTAAGTCTTGCAACCGACATTCGCTGATGTTTTCACCCAATTCTGGGCGCTGTAACTGCTCTAGCATCAGGGCGGCCCAACCCTCTGACAGAGATTCAAACACGAATTCACCGCTCCAATCTGGATTGAAGCGATAGATAGCCACGCGATCGGCTTTCAGCAGATGCCTGAGTTCTTCAGTACTGGTGCGAAAAATGCTTTCTAAGTCTAGAGACTGACGGATTTTCTCAATGGTTTTGGCGATGATTTTCTGCCATTCCGCTGATTTTTCTCTAGCTTTTGCTTGTGCTAATTGTGCCGATTGTAGTTTTACCTGTTCTAGGTAATCTGCTTGCTGCAAGGCAACTCCCAAATGTTCGGCGATTAGTTGCACAAACTCAATTTCTGATCCTTCCCATTGCCGTGGGCCGCTACATTGATGAATACATAATAATCCCCATAAATCTTTGCCTTTCATCAGGGGGGCAGCTATATTGGCACGCACTTGGAATCTTTCTAAAATCTGGACATGGCAATCGCTGGCACCATCAAGATAGATATCAGCGATCGCTTTAATCCGACCTTGTTTATACAGTCCGGCAAATTCCGCAGCAAAGCAGTGATCGCGCAGTTTGGCGGCCAATGCTGACACCCATTCTGTTCCTACATCCTCATAGATAAATTCTCCTTCCCATTCCAACTCAGGATAAAAACGAAATACTCCAACTCTGTCAGTATTCAGAAGTTGGCGCACCTCGGTGACTGTAATTTTGAAGATAGTGTCTATATCCAGAGACTCGCGAATGTGAGCAATTACTCTAGACAAAGCTTTTTGTTGCTCACCCTGACACAGGGAAAAAGTCATATCTGGCTGATATTCATGTTGGGAACTTGGTTATATAAATTCTATGTTAAAAGAATTTTTTATTTCCCGTGGGGCTTTAAATATCGAAAATATACTATTTTAGTATAATTCTCACGACAAATTGAAAGGGAACAGCGAGATCTAAAATAATTTCTTATGGATTCAATAGCTTTAGGATTTAAGGACACTATAATATGGTGTCCTTAAACAGATTTTTGGTGGCAGAAAACAGCGCTATATTTGCTGCGGTAAAAATTATCGCCGTTTGGGAGTGTTGCGTCGGAGTTCGCGGGTATCGTCTTCTCGACGACGCCGATCGCGCCAATCTGCCAGTGTCAAATAACTAACACCGCCGGTGACTGCTACCAGCAGCACTACAGCAACTAAAGCCAAAATACTCAGGAATGGATTTTCCACAATTCCTCTATAGTCCGTTGCGTCCCCAAACTACCATTGCAATTGACCAAGTAAACACAACTAGCAATGATACCCAGCCCAGTGTCAAAATCTCCATAGTTTTAATTTTCAATAATTACAAGAGGTCTCTAATATTTATCATACCGGGAAAGGACGGTTGATTCTTCAACCGCATTTGTGGAGGTGTTAGAAAATTGTGAATGTTGATTCAAATATTCAACTGATGGTAGAACGCTTAGAATCCCTCAAGGCGGGAATAATTGGGGGTTTGTCTCTCGGTTTAGCTTTCCTGATTACCAGTCTTGTGAATAATCTAGTGTTAGCAAAGTATTTTCCGATACTTGCTAGTCAGCCAATTACTTTGATAAATTTACACGAGTTGCTGAGTGGGGCGATTGCCAGCTTCTCTGGCTTACTGTTTGGTGTCACCTACCGCTACATCATTCGTTCAGATAAAAATCCCCAACTCAAAGCTGGTGCTGTGTTTGCCTTTGGTTTGGTGCGGGGATTAACCCAGATAGAAGTTGGCTGGAATGTAGCTGGTACAGTTTTTCCTTGGATGGTGTTGGCTCTGGAAAGTGTATTTTGGTTTGTGTTGGCGGCGATCTCTCTCGATATTGCCTTGCAACTCGGCTGGATTAAACCTTTTAATTCAGATTAACTACATATCACATTTTCGTCAATTGATCAAGCAAATATTAATGTTTTTCCACACCTGCTACATAATATATCAATCGTGATTAATATAAGTAAGGTTTTTATGGCAGCATTCAGGTGGAAAATCCTAGATACTGGATTGTGGTTGCATCCAAAGATCATGTACAAAAGAAAGTGGAAAGTGGTTTTATGCAAGCAAGTCATGGTAAAGCATCACCACTTAAACGCCTGAATATCAATGACTGGATGATTTCTTACTCCCCGAAACTTGAATTTGGTGTTAAGGAAAAATGTCAAGCTTTCACAGCAATTGGCAGAGTTACTGGCAAGGAAATCTATGATTATGATATGGGTAATGGATTTACTCCTTTCGGGCGTGATGTCCAGTTTTTTGATGGCTGTGAAGTATCTATATTGCCATTAATTCCCCATCTGGATTTTATTCAGAATAAACGTTACTGGGGCTATATATTTAGGTTTGGTTTATGGGAAATTCAAAAACCTGATTTAGATTTAGTTGCTAGCTTGATGTTGCCAAATAGAGAAATAATAAAGGGAGTGAAAGTTGACATCGCCGAAAAATCAGGTAATTCAGTTTGAGAGTCCAGATGATAGCCCAGGATTTTTACTCTGGCAGGTATCTAATTTCTGGCAGAGAAAAATGAATACTGGACTCAGTCATCTGGGACTAACTCATGTACAGTTTGTTTTACTAGCAGGAATTATTTGGCTTAGTGAAGGTGAAGAAACAGTTACTCAAGCAAGGTTAGCTGCTCATGCGAAAACAGATATTATGATGACTTCTAAAGTTTTACGTGCTTTGGAACAACGAGATTTAATTAAACGAGAAACTGATGCAAAAGATACCAGAGCCAAGTCTTTAAGCATAACCAATAAAGGTTATGAATTGACAGTAGAAGCGATTCAGATAGTGGAAAAGATTGATCATGCTTTTTTTATGGCATTAGGTCAACAAATAGGCGAATTTAATCAGCATTTGCAGTCAATTATAGATGGCAGCAAATCCTGTGAAATGGCGGGATGGAGTGATGGGGACAATAACTTATAACAAATTACCAATAACCAAGGATTCATGACTCATTATTTTCTAATAGTCGATCTTGAAGCTACTTGCTGTGACCAAGGTAGTATACCTCGGCATCAAATGGAAATCATCGAAATCGGTGCGGTGATGCTCAATAGAAAAACCTGGGAAATTGACTCAGAGTTTCAACAATTTATCCAACCTGTGAGAAATGTACAACTGACGGGTTTTTGTACAGAATTGACAAGCATATCTCAGCAAGATGTGGCAAATGCGCCTCAATTTGCCGAAGCGATTTCTAAGTTTAAAGCATGGATAGATTCATTCCCCAATCATATTTTCTGTTCTTGGGGCAATTATGACAAATCGCAATTTCTGCAAGATTGTGATTTTCATAAGGTTCCATATCCTTTTGGTTCGGAACACATAAATATCAAAAAGGAATTTTCAGAATATCTTGGCGTATCTAAAGGATTTGGCATGGCAAAGGCTCTCAACCATCTGGGAATAGAATTGAAAGGAACACACCATAGAGGCATTGATGATGCCCGGAATATTGCAGCTATCTATCGACATATGAAAACCAAAAAACCAAGCTGAATAAATGTCAAGTGCAACTACTATTTATCTATCATCTGGGCGAGGAAGTTGCGTGCCAATAGCAGGTGTTGGAAGAGACGTTGCCTTCAGCGTCTCAATAATGCTCTTTCACAAAATCTTCCGCTTCTTTCATGGCTGTGGAAAGTAACAAAGTCGGTTTACGAGCGCTCGTTTTAAGTCCAGTCTGGATATGGGTTGTTCAGTTGGGAGTGTTTGCTGTTTTTCCTGCTTCCTCCTTAGTATCGCCTTCTGTCGCGGCTAACCCAGCTTTCACGGATACTGACCTTGAATTGGAGCAAATGTCCCAGGCGATCGCACAATTTCCAGGAACGGGTGCTACTGTTCCTGAGTCGGTGTCTGCGATCGCCAGATTGGTAACGGTGAGAATTTTAGCGCTGTTCGCGAGTAACGATGCGCTATTTTGATCCTGCTTACCCAGCACCTGTACCGAATAGGTAGTTTTAACTATCACCACAATGAAATATTTTATATTCATAACCATTGACTGGTGGTAAAGATTGGGTGTCAGCGATACACTTTTTCACTGCTTCGGCTACGGGAGCATGAAAATTTACTAACCAAAGGTCAAAAGGTTGTGGTAATGCCTTTAAGGTATTTTCTAAGGTGGTGGCGGAAGTATTGGGATCTTGGTCTTGATGGGCAAGAAGAAACAGGGGAAATGGAAATTTTGGATTTTGAATTTTAAACTCCCTGGCTACACCCATCATTTCCCCAATGTGGACATGAGTTTTGTGGGTGGTGGCAATCAGTACTGGTGCTTGGGATGTTTGCTGTATTAGCTGTACAAACAGGTCAGGACGATAGTATTTTTGATAGCCAAGATTACAGACAACTGTCACGGCGCTGAGAAATCCCATCAACCAAATTAATATTACGGCTTTGTGCCTATGTACTCCCCATCGGCCGATGATTCCCTGGGGAGGATGCCAACAAACTGCCAAAGTTGCGCCTAGTAAGACGATGACTGCGGGAAAATAAACGAAGTTATAACGTGCGCCCCGTGTCAGGTCAATTCCGAGAAAGTAGGTAAAGATAAAGAATAATGCGATCGCACCGACAACTACCCCAATAAACACCTGAGTCATGAAACGGGTTTCTGGCTGCTGTAGCTGAATCTTCAACCCACGCACGAGAATTGGTGCTGCCCAAATCATGAAAATCAGCATCACCAGTCCAGAAGCAATCATGATTGCTAGTTGTGGTGCTTCAACTGGTAGCAGGTAAAGCATTGTGATCCAGGCCGCGATCGCTTGAAAAATTGGGCTTAACCAAGCCCATCCCGCGCGGGGCTGCTGTATCCACTCGGTTAATTTACTGCCATAGCTGTTTTGCAAAAATATTGGTACCCAAACCATACCCGCCACACAAGTGCCAACCGCAACAGCATAGATGCGCCGCCAAGGTGGGGAAAGGGGGGGGCGGTGTTGCCAAGCCAGAACAAGCAAAACCAGCGCTTCAGAGCAGAGGGTGAGAGTGACGAAATAATGTGTCGCAATACCCAAAGCGTTAATTCCCACCCAGGTGAGTGCTGTCCAAACGGGTAATTGTGTGCGGTTTTGGATGTGATTTGTGGTGATTACCAAGCAGGCGAGGGAAGCAATCACCCACAAGATCGCTAAGGTATAATGACGTGCTTCTTGTGCCAGAAATATCCCGTAGGGCGAAACTGCCATCATGGCAGCGGCTAGATGACTAGCTTTGTGGGAGCG includes the following:
- a CDS encoding EVE domain-containing protein, with protein sequence MENPRYWIVVASKDHVQKKVESGFMQASHGKASPLKRLNINDWMISYSPKLEFGVKEKCQAFTAIGRVTGKEIYDYDMGNGFTPFGRDVQFFDGCEVSILPLIPHLDFIQNKRYWGYIFRFGLWEIQKPDLDLVASLMLPNREIIKGVKVDIAEKSGNSV
- the petN gene encoding cytochrome b6-f complex subunit PetN, yielding MEILTLGWVSLLVVFTWSIAMVVWGRNGL
- a CDS encoding glycosyltransferase family 39 protein, whose protein sequence is MHLYNRYAKIPHFWLCLMWLIIGLGLRLANLTGKPPWTDEFSTLVFSLGNSFLQVPLDQAIAPDILLQPLQPQAGATFQDVWAHLSQETNHPPLYFVLAHWWMHLFPTNGGLVSLWGARSLAAIFGAASIPAIYGLSWLSFRSHKASHLAAAMMAVSPYGIFLAQEARHYTLAILWVIASLACLVITTNHIQNRTQLPVWTALTWVGINALGIATHYFVTLTLCSEALVLLVLAWQHRPPLSPPWRRIYAVAVGTCVAGMVWVPIFLQNSYGSKLTEWIQQPRAGWAWLSPIFQAIAAWITMLYLLPVEAPQLAIMIASGLVMLIFMIWAAPILVRGLKIQLQQPETRFMTQVFIGVVVGAIALFFIFTYFLGIDLTRGARYNFVYFPAVIVLLGATLAVCWHPPQGIIGRWGVHRHKAVILIWLMGFLSAVTVVCNLGYQKYYRPDLFVQLIQQTSQAPVLIATTHKTHVHIGEMMGVAREFKIQNPKFPFPLFLLAHQDQDPNTSATTLENTLKALPQPFDLWLVNFHAPVAEAVKKCIADTQSLPPVNGYEYKIFHCGDS
- a CDS encoding 3'-5' exonuclease — protein: MTHYFLIVDLEATCCDQGSIPRHQMEIIEIGAVMLNRKTWEIDSEFQQFIQPVRNVQLTGFCTELTSISQQDVANAPQFAEAISKFKAWIDSFPNHIFCSWGNYDKSQFLQDCDFHKVPYPFGSEHINIKKEFSEYLGVSKGFGMAKALNHLGIELKGTHHRGIDDARNIAAIYRHMKTKKPS
- a CDS encoding MarR family winged helix-turn-helix transcriptional regulator, translated to MTSPKNQVIQFESPDDSPGFLLWQVSNFWQRKMNTGLSHLGLTHVQFVLLAGIIWLSEGEETVTQARLAAHAKTDIMMTSKVLRALEQRDLIKRETDAKDTRAKSLSITNKGYELTVEAIQIVEKIDHAFFMALGQQIGEFNQHLQSIIDGSKSCEMAGWSDGDNNL
- a CDS encoding GAF domain-containing protein, coding for MTFSLCQGEQQKALSRVIAHIRESLDIDTIFKITVTEVRQLLNTDRVGVFRFYPELEWEGEFIYEDVGTEWVSALAAKLRDHCFAAEFAGLYKQGRIKAIADIYLDGASDCHVQILERFQVRANIAAPLMKGKDLWGLLCIHQCSGPRQWEGSEIEFVQLIAEHLGVALQQADYLEQVKLQSAQLAQAKAREKSAEWQKIIAKTIEKIRQSLDLESIFRTSTEELRHLLKADRVAIYRFNPDWSGEFVFESLSEGWAALMLEQLQRPELGENISECRLQDLIAPPVADTYLQDTEGGRFTKGEVYRVCNDIYNTGFSDCYIKVLESYQARAYVIIAILHNQKLWGLLAVYQNTGPRDWQEDEVYLLTQVGSQFSVALQQAVFLQQMQTQAAEISKAAERQRGLANTVEKIRQSLDIDTIFKTTTQEVLRLLEVERVAIYRFYPDWSGEFVADSIVDGWTPMVKPQPVTERLLLQGTHAGKFARNEIFVPISQGEKLWGLLVAYQNSQPRYWQDEEINLLAQVGIQLGVALQQAESLKQVQVQAEKLAKATERGKALAATVEKIRQSLDLNTIFATSTQEVQRLLEVDRVTIYRFRPDWSGEFVAESLAYGWTPIRELVPVIADDYLQKTQGGDYANGKILVIKDTATTNTSIRHIALTEPMEARAYMIVPIFQGEKLWGLLAAYQNTKPRDWQEDEVDLLVQIGSQLGVGLQQAELLERTRRQKEEITQTLKELQQTQSQLIQSEKMAGLGQLVAGVAHEINNPISFIYGNIPYVTQHTEDLLNLLRLYQENYPQPTGVIQQQAAEMDLDFIADDLPKMLTSMMMGADRIRELVLSLRTFSRLDEAEMKPIDLHEGIESTLLILQHWLQPENKSLAIEVVKEYGDLPLVECYAAQMNQVFMNIVSNAIDALKNSAASGTITDHPKIWIRTAVIEENYIQIRIADNGCGIPEGMESRIFEPFFTTKQPGQGTGLGLSISYQIIVEKHGGQIKCVSQPGNGCEIWIEIPMKR